A single region of the Polyodon spathula isolate WHYD16114869_AA chromosome 12, ASM1765450v1, whole genome shotgun sequence genome encodes:
- the LOC121323822 gene encoding uncharacterized protein LOC121323822, translating into MKDRDLMPNMERGKPATYTGDKKAKMAAKTNKKWVRLATVFAYVLSVSLAAIILAIYYSLIWKPVRSQDTTPPSTSTLWPGGLEGNATNEGNATNISSTNTSQSNLSLANETVSTGDMGNTGAEQRNLQQWGLSSPEIISDQMLTQSGQSGPPRHKEVGTTHMYKGTVTKGLAANLNTQEHLMITEVSNIKHISAQDTGETEVWKPTPSLQDASNAQAALTEAPQGLRSATEADGH; encoded by the coding sequence ATGAAAGACAGGGACTTAATGCCCAATATGGAGAGGGGAAAACCTGCCACATATACTGGGGATAAAAAGGCAAAGATGGCTGCGAAGACCAACAAAAAATGGGTGAGACTGGCCACTGTTTTTGCCTATGTTTTGTCCGTGTCACTGGCTGCTATTATCCTCGCCATTTATTACAGCCTGATTTGGAAGCCCGTTAGGTCTCAAGACACCACACCTCCATCAACCAGCACTTTGTGGCCCGGTGGTTTGGAAGGGAATGCCACCAACGAAGGGAATGCCACCAACATTTCCAGTACTAATACATCCCAGTCGAACCTATCACTTGCTAATGAAACGGTGTCGACTGGGGACATGGGAAACACAGGAGCCGAGCAGAGGAACTTACAGCAATGGGGGCTGAGCAGTCCTGAAATAATTTCAGACCAAATGTTAACCCAAAGTGGGCAAAGTGGGCCACCTAGACACAAAGAAGTTGGCACAACACACATGTATAAAGGCACTGTGACTAAAGGACTGGCTGCCAATTTAAATACACAAGAACATTTGATGATAACAGAGGTTTCCAACATCAAACACATAAGTGCACAGGATACTGGAGAAACAGAGGTCTGGAAGCCTACACCGAGCCTACAAGACGCGTCAAATGCCCAGGCTGCTCTGACCGAAGCTCCGCAAGGCCTGCGAAGTGCTACAGAAGCGGACGGCCACTAA